GACAACAATTTACTTGTGGTGAATTTATTTTCTCATTTATTTACAACTTGAAAATGTCCGTTATAAATGCCATTTATAATTGAGTGAAAAAATTGCTCACAATGTCCAAAAATAATGGTGAAATGTTAAAGTAAACTATAATGCGTGTATATGTTTGGTATTTTTTAGACTACTTAATTTAATTTGCCATTATTGATTAATTGCCGATGTATTTAGAAAAACTGCACTGGTAATTCTGCAAGGCCACGCTTTTTTTCAATGGTTGTGTAatgctgtaaaataaaaaacaatttcgTCTGTTGACATTAGCCATTTTGAGAAATCTTGACATTATTATTGATTTGTGTTGTCCCCTTAAAACATTCTCCTTTTGGGTGTGGGACGGGGTGGGTCGGGGTGGGGTCGGGGTTGGGGTCGGGCGGGTTGGGGCAGGGGCAAGGTTGGGGCGGGTCGGGGTGGGGTCGGGTCGGGGTTGGGGTCGGTGTGGAGGGGGTCGGTGGTAATAGTTTTCGTTATAGTTAAAGTTCGAAAACCTTGATGGTTGCTCTTTGCTTGAGTTTTTACACGTACTCATTTCTCTTCTAATAGAAAGAAGACGTCATTCATTATGTTTACTGTACTACTCTCGAGCAAGTGGTGGCGCCCTTCAAATAGTCAGGCGCCATTTCTGACACAGTTTGAAACAGCATCCAGGGTCAAGCACATTCTTCGGATTAGTTTATTATCGCCCATTTCAGGTAAAACGAAACCTTTTTGTATTCTCCATGTTCATTGAAAGTGAATTTCGTATCATAATGGTATCATAATATTCTATCACACGACTGTTTTGCTGGAGTTTCAATGCGTTTTGTGTGTCATTAAATTTCTATTTAGGCTACcggtggcaggagattctgtgtacaagcttcttctgatagcgccctcttttgacctCTACCTCCACGATCCTATAATTATAATATCATTTTTAGTCCTTTTAATTTAACACTTTCGCTAACACTGATACCCCGTACCAAGGACCAATAAAACTTGTCAACTGGTCAGTCCTATAATAGCTGACCACTGCATGCACACACAGTATTCTCACATGTACATAATGTAAAGTATGTATACAACGTACATGGTATGTGAAGGCCTATGCTACACATATAAACCGGGGACCTATCAGAAGAGGATGGTTCGGGAAAGGTCGATCctcagttggaaaacgtgtaaaAAACCAACAAGAGCTGTTGCCTAAAAGTTTGTGTAGAAAAAAAGAGGGACAACAGGAGGTCCCCGATTGCCGGTGTATACACACTCATGCAAAATATATGtaaaaaactctttaaaaaaacaaattaaatatataaaacTCCTGACACCTGACCCCATCCCCTAAAGGTTTGTGGTCCCATATATTATAGGGTATCACGTAATTCGACTCCTCCGGTCAAAACACTTTGGagaaacattttaattaaaGAACAGTAATTATGTGGAATGATTTATTCCCCACTACGACGTAAATGACGTACGACGAATTACTGTTTGCTccaaaaatgaaatgtaaaccCTTAATGTGGAAAGCGTAAAACAActattcaaacaaaacaaactacatACAGCATCCCGTGTGTGTATACACTGTTTGTTTCATGAACAGCTATACATTTTGCGTTTAAATACATTCGTTTTGATGAGGTCAACTCGGAGTATGCAAGTCTTTTTGAGAACAAAGGACTTGTTGTAGTTTTTCCTCATGATTTGACAAATTAATGTAAAACCTGGTTTTTAAAACCTTAAGGCGACTATATCTTCAACCAATTATTATGTTAATTAATAGTAATATACAGGGTCGTATAGTGCAAATCTCAATGCCAACGTTTTAAATTCAGTGCTAATTAAAACGAAATTGACCGCATTTTAACATCCCCTGTAAACGAAAAATAAAGATACGGGTAGGAGATATTAAATGTAATTTCAATTTTATATAGCCGCAGTTCATTTAAAGGTATGGTCataatatattgttttttttgccaaaaagtGCTGATTTATAGCCAATAACATAAGAACGATACAATACAATTTGCATGTGAAAGTTTCGTCAGCTGAACCATcaaatacagtgtctacttgctgagaaaaacagcaacaaactgGCTGGTCATTTTACAAGAacgttaaaggcattggacactattggttattactcacaataattgtaagcataaaaacttacttggtaacgagcaattgagacaTGTTGatagttgatggtataaaacattgtgagaaacggctccctctgaagcaatgtagtttttgagaaagaagtaattcttcacttaaatgtttgaattgaataagagacctatatagctgaggtcttgaattcacaacttgtgtgacaagggtgtttttttcttccattattcatTCGGAaattcgaccaccaattgagtccaacttttcacagttttgttattttaatgttgagatacaccaagtgggaagactggtctttgacaaataccaaagatgtccagtgcccaCATATGCCTATAAGGagaaaacactgcttgacaaatttctttgcgcGAGGAAAAACCACAACAAGGGCGTTTCCTTTATtagtctcttgcaactttgaagaccaataaTGAGTCAAACATTTTacttgcataattatgttggcaTATACCCataacaagtgagaatactggtcactGACATTTATTACAAAATTAGGTGTCCAATTACTTTATTATAATTGCTTAGCCACAATAATGGTAAACTTAATCGTACTTTGCCTGGTAACCTGTGTCTGCTAAGTAacactattctgtgcttagcaagtttgtgtgcttacaggcttttaaTATGAAATGTGACCCtggtgacagcgggtaccaactgcatctctggTCGTAACATTCACGGACGGACACCAGCCctcagaaataaaaaaaaaacgatcatGCTCAAACTCAAATGTTTTCGGTTGACCCccctaaacaaaaaaaaagattattattattatttcgaaTGGTATTCTTTCTCAAACTAgtttaactatcaacagctgcatgGCTTCTcaccaattattttgttaatgtcATAAACCTATGGAGTGTTTACCAATCTATTAGTATGACCCACCTTTGAAAGACAAAGTACACAATTGAATGAGAATTATTATTGgcaaattgacaagtttcactCTGAAAGCTTGTCGATAATCAAATTTCTATAGTCGTACAAAATTATCTTAAAAAATGTTGCCATGTTCAGTTATCGACAAAGTCGAGAAAAAGATAGCGTTTTTGTTTCGTACTTCGATATTTAGTGGTGATCTTGCGCAACACCCCGATATAAAAGGGAAACTTCCACATACCcaaaaggcactgggcacctttggtaattgtcaaagaccagtcttctcactcggtgcatctcaacataatgcagaaacctgtgaaaattgaactcaatcggtcgtcgaagttgcgagagcaTAGAGtggaagaaacaacacccttgtcgcacatagttgtgtgctttcagatgcttgatttcgagacctcaaaatctaattctgaggtctcgaaatcaaattcctagaaaattacttctttctcgaaaacgacgttacttcagagggagccgtttcttacaatgttttatacttcaaatagctctccattgctcgtttaaagtaagttttcatgttGATTATTTTTTGGACCAAAGGTATACCGTCCCTTTAAGTTGTTGGTACGGACATGGAAATGACTGTGGACAAAAGGCCATAAAAACGTGCGGTGTATATAGAAGACTACTACGCGCccatgattattattattttgactggtctaaaatttaacatttgcactcggtgataaagaataataggtttttggttttaaccttttacacatcggtgtaaggggaaaACTAAACAAGTAATTGGTCTAAAATTTGTGCCAATTTCGAGGTAAGTAGACGTGCAAGTTACACTTATCTACGAGGCagataccagggcccaattttaaagagcggctaagcacaaacatttgcttagcgtAACATGTTTGCCTTGATATTTGCATTGAcagaaacaggataaccaaacaaatttccacttgaatttcaggataagcaaacaacagctgaatacccaCAGTAACAAGTAATgtaaaaatggaaattttggttggtaatcctgttttaatcaaggaagcattttcgtgctaagcaattttctgtgcttagcagctctatgaaatttataCCGGGTTTATCTATAGAGGCAAACTCAGTGGGTACATTCCTGCGTAATTCCTAGCAACTTATCTGATTAGATTTTTGAAATGTCATGACTCGTGTTTCATGGTATAACTTTAGGGACCAAAAGTGccattcacacgacagcaatttaactggggtcccttgatTATTAGCAATGTTGTAAAattgcaatgtttgacaagatgttacaagagaacttggacagtagaacaAAATTGTTGGCCCTTCACATGAGGTATACGTTTTGTAAAATGTCACCACGCTACAATTTAGcatgggacccttgctaaattgccctcgtgtgaaaggggctaaagTGGGACTCTCTGTGCCTGGTAGTGGTAATCGACTACAAACAGTTGgctcatagaccttatcgcaaataccaatgcgcaagcgcagactgttgaatgaggtgcattgtgggatatatatgaatcaaatttgtaataagctagaccacaatgcacctaattccaagctttacgcgcgcgccccagtatttgcgaaaaggtctatgttaTAACAATATCACTGTCCTTATATAACAATATTTGCTGGCACTGGCAAAATTTACCTCTGTATAGCAGGAAAGTTGTCATAAGAGGATATcagaacaaagaaacacaaagcagaaaatgagattcaggacttcagactttatttttttgtaaaagcaAAATTGTGTGTATCCCGTACACTTTATAGCGAGAGCTGGCTGTACACTGCAAGCTCGGTTCCAGCGTTTCAAACAGACCAAACAATGCCGCATGCCAAACATTTGTTGTAGTTCATGGGTTAAATCATAGAACAAACAACAACTAAAGGCCCGTCGTGCAAGacgcacccccccccctgcaaAACCTCCCAAACCCAGGCAACCCCTGCGGTATATCTAGGTCGGGACGCACCCACAAACTCACTCCCCTTGCAGTATTAACAACCCcgtgtgaggggggggggggaccatgACAATGGGTATGACAATATAGCACCATGATGGTGCTAGTAACAACAAGTTGCAGGAAGGCAAACTAAAATGTCTACATTGCGACACCTCACGAATGTACTACACAAAATGGAGACCAATATAAAATGTCgtggtttctaaaaaaaactttctgtATATAAAAGCGTAGTTTTTTCTATCCtatttcactccactgcaggaggaaagcctcttcGCCAATTCTCCATTTCACTCTATCTTGAGCTGTctctgttgccaagcaatgcccctaATTGTATGTAGCATACTTAGTTCGTATTCTCCACCTTTTGTTTTCTCTCGCATCTTTTCTTAAATTATATACGATCACAGCAAGTTACACATGGACGTCGTTGGTCTAATAAGAGTCAAAACTTTCACCATTAGTATTAAAAGGCCCTTTACCATACGAACATGTAAAAGACAGGTGTGTCAAAGTCAATGGGTGTATTGTAAACTCACCGTTTGCTGAAATTTCAACGGAGTTTCTTTCTTCGTTTTTCTCAACTTCCATCTCGCGGATGAGTTCTTCCATGACTACGTTATTTTTATCTGCATGCTGGCCAGCTTGTTGTCTCACTCGGGTACCCTGGAACATTTTCATCTCCTCAACCTCTTTGGACAACTCGACATTTTTGTTGCTGAGTTGCCGAAGAGCCAGACCAACGGCCTCGAGATCGATGTCCTTGTCCTCAGCGGTGCCTCGTAGGGTCTCCCACGGGGCGTGATCCTGCCTCATCACGGCGAACTCTGCCTCTCTGTTCCCCAGGTAATCCCGGAGCACCGCCATCCGTGATTTCGTCACCTTCTCGTCTCGGTCGGCTTGCTGGGTGTCAACACCATCATCGGTCTGGAAGTCCGGAAAAAGAAATGCCATTCCCTTCTCCATCTGGCCTACGAGTTGCTGGAGCACCATGTTTTGTTCTGGATTAGTTGGGGATTGTTTGGTGACCAGTTGTTGAAGCTCATGGTTACGTTTCTCGAGCTCTCCGACGCGCTCAGCGAGTTCCCCCGATAGACGCTCCAAGTCAGCCAGGCGATCGGCGAGCGAGCCCCGGTGGGTTTCGTGGGTTGTAGCGCGGAACTGGATCGCATCCTTGCCGTTCCCCGGAACAAGCCCAGTGGATACTGCAAGGATGAACAGCCCAGCCCACAAAACTGAACACACCATCAACATGGTTATGGTCTTCTTGTTGCAGCGACTGTGTGAAGAGTCATTACTGATACCATCCACATAGTGTTGGCAGTTATTTACAGTGCTGGCTGTGTGAGTTGGGAGCGGCACCATATGTTTGTTTAAATCTTTATCATAACTGTCAATACGACACTTGCCAATCATGTTTTTGGCGTTAGTTTCAATCTAGAACTCTGAACAAGAGTAACAAAATGGTAGAGTTTGAAGACCCAGTTTTGAGTACTGTTAACTCTCTGCCGACTTAATGGCTCTGAACTATAAAGGGTCACATTTTGTAGGCCAATAATAGTATTCTATTAACCTCGATTTGCACGTAACTTCACACTAGTATGTCGCCCAATTATAAAAGTTTTCATGGCTTTTGGGAGCTCTGCATGGGACAAAGTTATTGAATTTCGTGCCACTATAAAGGTCATGTTTACATCTTTGAGTTTCTGATGCTGACGATAGTTAATTTCCCGCAGCAGTTTAGAGCTCGCTACTGTTAACCCTGTGGCGTTAGGTATGTTAGGGTACACTGGGTTGTGTTGGGTAACCTTCACGTAGTCTTTGTTCAAGACATCCCTGTTCAAATCCACGATCTACTTGCAGGTGGCAGGAGATTTT
The sequence above is a segment of the Asterias amurensis chromosome 12, ASM3211899v1 genome. Coding sequences within it:
- the LOC139945278 gene encoding uncharacterized protein isoform X2; amino-acid sequence: MIGKCRIDSYDKDLNKHMVPLPTHTASTVNNCQHYVDGISNDSSHSRCNKKTITMLMVCSVLWAGLFILAVSTGLVPGNGKDAIQFRATTHETHRGSLADRLADLERLSGELAERVGELEKRNHELQQLVTKQSPTNPEQNMVLQQLVGQMEKGMAFLFPDFQTDDGVDTQQADRDEKVTKSRMAVLRDYLGNREAEFAVMRQDHAPWETLRGTAEDKDIDLEAVGLALRQLSNKNVELSKEVEEMKMFQGTRVRQQAGQHADKNNVVMEELIREMEVEKNEERNSVEISANGTRKSAFAVASSHSQLGLQGTAQNVAFDHSFTNKGGDFDLNNNTFTCRIPGFYHFTFTMRTYDYRFLSVVMMKNDEQVVAINTDQSDRSVSCSQTAILRLYVGDSVWLRMPPSDSCGIYSDGSYYTTFNGFLLYASTS
- the LOC139945278 gene encoding uncharacterized protein isoform X1: MIGKCRIDSYDKDLNKHMVPLPTHTASTVNNCQHYVDGISNDSSHSRCNKKTITMLMVCSVLWAGLFILAVSTGLVPGNGKDAIQFRATTHETHRGSLADRLADLERLSGELAERVGELEKRNHELQQLVTKQSPTNPEQNMVLQQLVGQMEKGMAFLFPDFQTDDGVDTQQADRDEKVTKSRMAVLRDYLGNREAEFAVMRQDHAPWETLRGTAEDKDIDLEAVGLALRQLSNKNVELSKEVEEMKMFQGTRVRQQAGQHADKNNVVMEELIREMEVEKNEERNSVEISANEGTRKSAFAVASSHSQLGLQGTAQNVAFDHSFTNKGGDFDLNNNTFTCRIPGFYHFTFTMRTYDYRFLSVVMMKNDEQVVAINTDQSDRSVSCSQTAILRLYVGDSVWLRMPPSDSCGIYSDGSYYTTFNGFLLYASTS